A single window of Pontibacillus chungwhensis DNA harbors:
- a CDS encoding helix-turn-helix transcriptional regulator — MDQHSLVEQLSPKVKLVRVEKGYTQERMSMILGVSKKTLVQIEKGRIEASWTTLVAMVALFRDSEVIQHTLGDDPLEVLETIAHDSVTRSKQRTLGGKVWWTTIEEHNSYVIQQNVLSQHYRIIDERHYRYFSSFDLEETRQKLAELGESK, encoded by the coding sequence ATGGACCAACACTCTTTAGTTGAGCAACTTTCACCCAAAGTCAAGCTTGTTCGTGTCGAAAAAGGCTACACACAAGAACGTATGTCTATGATACTCGGTGTATCAAAGAAGACGCTAGTCCAAATTGAAAAAGGACGTATTGAGGCGAGTTGGACAACTTTAGTAGCGATGGTTGCTTTATTCAGAGATAGTGAGGTTATTCAGCATACACTTGGAGATGACCCGCTTGAGGTATTAGAAACGATTGCTCATGATTCAGTAACTAGGTCAAAGCAGCGTACACTCGGAGGGAAAGTATGGTGGACAACTATAGAGGAACACAATAGCTATGTGATACAGCAGAACGTTCTAAGCCAACACTACCGCATTATTGACGAAAGGCACTACCGTTATTTTAGTAGCTTTGATCTTGAGGAAACACGTCAGAAGTTAGCTGAGCTAGGAGAATCCAAATAA
- a CDS encoding inorganic diphosphatase, translating to MAENKVIDVFIEIPTGSQNKYEFDKEKGVFKLDRVLFSSQFYPAEYGYIDDTLALDGDPLDALVLVTNPTFPGCVIESRILGFLNMIDDGEEDQKLIAVPTEDPRFKDIHTLDDLPQHKLTEISHFFQTYKDLQGKKTEIGEYEGVEAANKLIDDCLARYEENK from the coding sequence ATGGCTGAAAATAAAGTAATTGACGTGTTTATTGAAATTCCAACAGGAAGTCAGAACAAATATGAATTTGATAAAGAAAAAGGTGTATTTAAACTTGATCGAGTACTATTCTCATCACAGTTCTACCCAGCTGAATACGGGTATATTGATGACACTTTAGCATTAGATGGTGATCCTCTAGATGCTCTTGTTCTCGTTACTAATCCTACTTTCCCAGGGTGTGTAATTGAATCCCGCATTCTAGGTTTCTTAAACATGATTGATGATGGTGAAGAAGATCAGAAACTGATCGCTGTGCCTACTGAAGATCCTCGCTTTAAAGATATTCATACACTAGATGATCTTCCTCAGCACAAGCTTACAGAGATTTCTCATTTCTTCCAAACGTACAAAGACCTACAAGGTAAGAAAACTGAAATCGGAGAGTATGAAGGTGTAGAAGCCGCTAACAAACTGATTGATGACTGTCTAGCACGCTACGAAGAAAATAAATAA
- a CDS encoding manganese catalase family protein, which produces MWYYEKKLQYPVRVSTCNPQLAKYLIEQYGGADGELSAALRYLNQRYTIPDKVVGLLTDIGTEEFAHLEMIATMVYKLTKDATPEQMKAAGLGAHYSNHENALYYENAAGSAWTATYIAAKGDPIADLYEDIAAEEKARATYQWIINLSDDPDLNDGLKYLREREIIHSQRFREAVEILKEERDRQIFF; this is translated from the coding sequence ATGTGGTATTATGAGAAGAAATTACAATATCCGGTTAGAGTAAGCACTTGCAATCCTCAACTTGCTAAATATTTGATTGAACAATACGGAGGAGCAGATGGAGAACTTTCTGCAGCATTGAGATATTTAAATCAGCGCTACACCATTCCAGACAAAGTGGTTGGTCTCTTAACAGATATCGGGACTGAAGAGTTTGCTCATTTAGAAATGATTGCAACAATGGTTTATAAACTAACGAAAGATGCAACCCCAGAACAGATGAAAGCGGCGGGTTTAGGAGCCCATTATTCGAATCACGAAAATGCACTATATTATGAAAATGCAGCTGGTTCTGCTTGGACAGCAACCTATATTGCAGCTAAGGGTGACCCAATTGCCGATTTATATGAGGATATTGCAGCAGAGGAAAAAGCACGGGCTACTTACCAATGGATTATTAATTTATCTGATGATCCAGATTTAAACGATGGCTTAAAGTATCTTCGTGAAAGAGAAATTATCCATTCTCAAAGATTCCGTGAAGCTGTGGAAATCTTAAAAGAAGAGCGTGATCGACAAATATTCTTTTAA
- a CDS encoding RecQ family ATP-dependent DNA helicase produces MQDRPLEKTLYKHFGYEQFREGQKEIIEELLNGNDVLGILPTGTGKSMCYQLPSLLLEGTVIVVSPLISLMVDQVKQLKQQGMKRVVAINSFLTPMQKQQVYDHINHYKLIYCSPEMLQNAQFMQTLKEKVSVSLFVVDEAHCISQWGHEFRTDYLKLDDTLKQLNNPTVLALSATAPVHVQNDIMRQINRPDMQKHIFPMDRENIAFTVEHVTGMEEKIERIASVLKTHPVPTMIYFSSRQWTEKAAYELTQATSGLRVAYYHGGMEQTDRLLIQQQFMNDQLDVICCTSAFGMGVNKSNIRLVIHAHIPSQVESFLQEVGRAGRDGEQSVSLTFYSPGDGEIPKRFIESELPSAELVSDAIQYLQNIAQNGRLLPLQPEEIEESLQISEVQWRFLAYQFEKNGVIKGRKVVHQANWGEAYHSIVAFIKERTNIKQNKLTELLNWVHSKDCLRASLYQSFQSSYKTPVGFCCDRCDFSFNLWETSETPDRMELLGWEKELQKVFLQGEYQ; encoded by the coding sequence ATGCAGGACAGACCACTTGAAAAAACACTATATAAACACTTTGGTTATGAGCAATTTAGAGAAGGGCAAAAGGAAATTATTGAGGAATTACTAAATGGCAATGATGTCTTAGGGATATTGCCGACTGGCACTGGTAAATCGATGTGTTATCAATTACCATCTCTTTTATTGGAAGGTACAGTTATTGTTGTAAGCCCCTTAATTTCTTTAATGGTGGATCAAGTTAAGCAGTTAAAACAACAAGGAATGAAACGTGTGGTTGCTATTAATAGCTTTTTAACTCCAATGCAAAAGCAACAGGTTTATGATCACATCAATCACTATAAGTTAATCTATTGTTCACCCGAGATGCTTCAGAATGCTCAGTTTATGCAGACCTTGAAAGAAAAAGTTTCTGTATCCCTATTCGTTGTAGATGAAGCCCATTGCATTTCTCAATGGGGTCATGAATTTCGAACAGATTACTTGAAGCTAGATGATACGCTTAAACAGTTAAATAACCCAACTGTATTGGCTTTAAGTGCTACAGCTCCGGTTCATGTCCAAAACGATATTATGAGACAAATAAACAGACCCGATATGCAGAAACATATCTTTCCTATGGACCGTGAGAATATCGCATTTACAGTTGAACATGTAACTGGAATGGAGGAAAAAATTGAGCGGATTGCTTCTGTTTTAAAGACTCACCCAGTTCCTACAATGATTTACTTCTCCAGTCGTCAGTGGACGGAGAAAGCGGCTTACGAATTAACTCAAGCTACAAGCGGATTAAGGGTTGCCTATTATCATGGTGGAATGGAACAAACAGATCGTTTATTAATCCAACAGCAGTTTATGAATGATCAACTTGATGTTATTTGCTGTACAAGTGCCTTTGGTATGGGGGTTAACAAAAGTAATATACGTCTTGTTATTCATGCTCATATCCCCTCTCAAGTGGAATCCTTCCTTCAGGAAGTGGGACGCGCGGGAAGGGATGGGGAACAAAGTGTGAGCTTAACCTTTTATAGTCCTGGTGATGGGGAAATTCCTAAACGTTTTATAGAATCAGAACTGCCTTCAGCTGAGCTCGTTTCAGATGCTATTCAGTATTTACAAAACATTGCTCAAAATGGCCGTCTGCTTCCTTTGCAACCAGAAGAAATTGAGGAAAGCCTTCAGATTAGCGAAGTTCAATGGCGCTTCTTGGCGTATCAGTTTGAGAAAAACGGTGTAATCAAAGGCAGGAAAGTTGTACATCAAGCAAATTGGGGAGAAGCTTATCATTCTATTGTGGCTTTTATTAAAGAAAGAACCAATATCAAGCAAAATAAGCTAACGGAACTTTTAAATTGGGTTCATTCTAAAGATTGTTTAAGGGCTAGCTTATATCAGTCTTTTCAGTCTTCCTATAAGACTCCAGTTGGTTTTTGTTGTGACCGTTGCGATTTTTCATTTAATTTATGGGAAACAAGCGAAACTCCTGATCGAATGGAACTATTAGGATGGGAAAAGGAGTTGCAGAAGGTCTTTTTGCAAGGAGAATATCAATGA
- a CDS encoding CPBP family intramembrane glutamic endopeptidase, with the protein MKQAELIQNMTDRQVVTQLYITQLLILLVSLGSSLYLFDGYTDWYELFQWDLKDIFYYGGSAALFILLLDVLLMKIMPKRFYDDGGINEKVFRNLPLMEIFALTFFVACAEELLFRGIIQTEFGYLAASIIFALVHIRYLNKPVLFVSVLAISFYIGWMYEITGNLWVTIFAHFLIDLVLGIMIRYRVMR; encoded by the coding sequence ATGAAACAAGCTGAACTAATTCAGAATATGACCGACCGTCAAGTTGTTACTCAACTTTATATTACACAATTGTTGATATTGCTGGTTTCTTTGGGAAGTAGCTTGTATTTGTTCGATGGATATACAGACTGGTATGAATTATTCCAATGGGATCTAAAGGATATTTTCTACTACGGAGGTTCCGCTGCACTTTTTATTTTATTGTTGGATGTTTTACTTATGAAGATCATGCCCAAACGATTTTATGATGACGGAGGCATTAACGAGAAAGTGTTCAGAAATCTTCCCTTAATGGAGATATTTGCACTCACATTTTTCGTAGCTTGCGCAGAAGAGTTGCTCTTTAGAGGCATCATTCAAACAGAGTTTGGCTATTTGGCTGCAAGTATTATTTTTGCCCTTGTGCATATTCGATACCTAAATAAACCGGTATTATTTGTATCTGTTTTAGCTATAAGCTTTTATATTGGATGGATGTATGAGATCACAGGAAATCTATGGGTAACCATATTCGCCCATTTCTTAATCGATCTCGTTTTAGGTATAATGATTCGATATCGTGTAATGAGGTGA
- a CDS encoding helix-turn-helix domain-containing protein: MFTTLLLHSIHQLKGERSTSAILHMLTGKKSSQTFQDVYAYGLSTFFGIYRTITREELMAELKSLQANHYIETKGKEIHLTTAGISHLQTHPIEKTPLYWLNGAEFQHMDQLFWGRLLVFVQTASNIASGQHQFIPVEDHSDILKWVKMKYRSIQGNLNENLTFLYEELYALLKELPEWVAECTTLRFSSHHRYGMSKEQLAIRYDLKIHDITIVLQAVIHYLLRQILKHQERYPYLYGICEDLIVTLPLTQSAQKTLEWINKGHSLDRISKIRNLKMSTIQDHIVEIALVNPLFKIDEYVSKEAAQNISHTAKELNTNRLKAIRDHLDGIYSYFEIRLVLAAAQGASKHAGQTT; the protein is encoded by the coding sequence ATGTTTACTACTTTATTACTTCACAGCATCCATCAATTAAAAGGGGAAAGAAGTACTTCGGCAATTTTACATATGCTCACTGGGAAGAAATCTTCCCAAACATTTCAGGATGTTTATGCGTATGGCTTATCAACTTTTTTTGGCATTTATCGTACCATAACGCGTGAAGAATTGATGGCCGAATTGAAATCCTTACAAGCAAATCATTATATAGAGACTAAAGGGAAAGAGATCCACTTAACAACGGCTGGAATATCTCATCTCCAAACACATCCTATAGAAAAAACCCCTCTATACTGGTTAAATGGCGCAGAATTTCAACACATGGATCAGTTATTTTGGGGTCGGTTATTAGTATTCGTTCAGACAGCTTCTAATATTGCTTCAGGTCAGCATCAATTTATTCCAGTAGAGGACCATAGTGATATATTGAAATGGGTGAAAATGAAATATCGATCCATCCAAGGGAATTTAAATGAAAATCTGACATTTCTCTATGAAGAGCTTTATGCGTTATTGAAAGAACTTCCAGAATGGGTGGCTGAGTGCACCACCTTAAGATTCTCAAGCCATCACCGATATGGTATGAGTAAAGAACAACTAGCTATTCGATATGACCTTAAGATCCATGATATAACAATTGTGCTGCAAGCTGTAATTCATTATCTTTTACGGCAAATTCTAAAACATCAAGAGCGTTATCCGTATTTATATGGGATATGTGAAGATTTAATTGTTACTTTACCTCTTACACAATCGGCTCAAAAGACATTAGAATGGATTAATAAAGGTCACTCGCTTGATCGGATATCTAAAATTCGAAATTTAAAGATGAGCACGATCCAGGACCATATTGTTGAGATTGCCTTAGTGAATCCGCTATTTAAGATAGATGAATATGTTTCAAAAGAAGCGGCACAGAACATTTCCCACACAGCTAAGGAATTAAACACGAATCGTTTGAAAGCGATTAGAGACCATCTTGATGGAATCTACTCATATTTTGAGATCAGGCTTGTACTAGCCGCTGCACAAGGAGCGTCAAAACATGCAGGACAGACCACTTGA
- a CDS encoding Glu/Leu/Phe/Val family dehydrogenase encodes MVADKAADSANENHDKLDVLKSTQTVVNKALDKLGYPSEVFELLKEPVRMMTVRIPVRMDDGSIKIFTGYRAQHNDAVGPTKGGVRFHPDVTEKEVKALSIWMSLKAGIVDLPYGGGKGGIVCDPREMSFRELEGLSRGYVRAISQIVGPTKDIPAPDVFTNSQIMAWMMDEYSRIDEFNNPGFITGKPLVLGGSHGRESATAKGVTICIEEAAKKKDIDIQGARVVIQGFGNAGSFLAKFMHDKGAKVIGISDANGALHDPEGLDIDYLLDRRDSFGTVTNLFKNTITNQQLLELDCDILVPAAIENQITEENASNIKASIVVEAANGPTTLDGTRILSERGILLVPDVLASAGGVTVSYFEWVQNNQGYYWTEEEVEEKLHKVIVKGFNAVYNTAETRRIDMRLASYMVGVRKMAEASRFRGWI; translated from the coding sequence ATGGTAGCCGATAAAGCAGCAGATTCTGCGAATGAAAATCATGACAAATTAGACGTATTAAAATCAACTCAAACTGTAGTGAATAAGGCACTTGATAAATTGGGATATCCGTCCGAAGTGTTTGAATTGCTTAAAGAACCTGTAAGAATGATGACTGTCCGTATACCAGTTCGAATGGACGATGGTTCCATTAAGATCTTTACAGGATACAGAGCACAACATAATGATGCGGTAGGCCCTACTAAAGGTGGCGTGAGATTCCACCCGGATGTAACTGAAAAAGAAGTCAAGGCCCTATCAATCTGGATGAGTTTAAAGGCTGGGATTGTAGACCTTCCGTATGGCGGAGGTAAAGGCGGAATTGTTTGCGATCCACGTGAAATGTCTTTCCGTGAACTAGAAGGACTTAGTCGCGGTTATGTACGAGCTATTAGCCAAATTGTTGGTCCTACTAAAGATATTCCTGCACCTGATGTCTTTACAAATTCTCAAATTATGGCTTGGATGATGGATGAGTATAGTCGTATTGATGAATTTAATAACCCAGGATTTATTACAGGAAAACCTCTTGTTTTAGGTGGATCACATGGTCGTGAATCTGCTACTGCCAAAGGTGTTACAATTTGTATTGAAGAAGCAGCCAAAAAGAAAGATATCGATATCCAAGGAGCGCGTGTCGTCATTCAAGGCTTTGGTAATGCCGGAAGCTTTTTAGCGAAATTTATGCATGATAAAGGTGCAAAAGTTATTGGTATCTCTGATGCTAATGGTGCACTTCATGATCCTGAAGGTCTTGATATAGATTATCTTCTTGATCGTAGAGATAGCTTTGGAACAGTAACGAATCTATTTAAAAATACAATCACGAATCAGCAGTTGCTAGAGTTAGATTGTGATATTCTAGTGCCAGCTGCAATTGAAAACCAGATTACTGAAGAGAATGCATCCAACATTAAAGCAAGCATTGTAGTTGAAGCGGCGAATGGTCCAACTACTTTAGATGGAACACGTATTTTATCAGAACGTGGCATTCTCTTAGTGCCTGATGTGTTAGCTTCTGCTGGAGGCGTGACGGTTTCTTACTTTGAATGGGTACAGAATAACCAAGGGTATTACTGGACAGAAGAGGAAGTAGAAGAGAAGCTTCACAAAGTAATCGTAAAAGGTTTTAATGCAGTGTATAACACTGCTGAAACTCGTCGTATTGATATGCGACTTGCCTCTTATATGGTTGGTGTTAGAAAAATGGCGGAGGCTTCACGCTTCCGTGGATGGATATAG
- a CDS encoding CBS domain-containing protein, translated as MFVKGIMKEAHQCWTASMETPLKDVISKLNQHDIQGMPVVVEGIFKGMVSKELIYKSFFESSLTKETFLEQHKVGDVMAHEDLYITESDVFEQTLTTFKGFPIVAVIGPNSKFLGIVTRYDILEQFESAFGMKKKGVRIAFTSEESEGRIARLAEIVKQYHENIISLATFDETAKLARRIVLKIEKKDNIDKFAKKLERSGFRILDIKEDS; from the coding sequence ATGTTTGTAAAGGGAATTATGAAAGAGGCGCATCAATGCTGGACAGCATCAATGGAAACACCGTTAAAAGACGTCATCAGTAAACTCAATCAACATGATATTCAAGGCATGCCTGTGGTCGTGGAAGGAATCTTTAAAGGAATGGTTTCTAAAGAATTAATTTACAAAAGCTTTTTTGAGAGTAGTTTAACGAAAGAAACCTTTTTAGAGCAGCACAAAGTTGGAGATGTAATGGCTCATGAGGATCTTTACATCACAGAAAGCGATGTTTTTGAGCAAACTCTTACCACTTTTAAAGGATTCCCGATTGTAGCTGTCATTGGACCCAATTCGAAGTTTTTAGGTATTGTTACGAGATATGACATACTAGAACAATTTGAGAGTGCATTTGGAATGAAGAAGAAGGGTGTAAGGATTGCCTTTACATCAGAAGAATCAGAAGGGCGTATTGCTCGATTAGCTGAAATCGTTAAACAATATCATGAAAACATTATCTCTCTTGCTACATTCGATGAAACAGCTAAACTAGCTCGAAGAATTGTCTTAAAAATAGAGAAGAAAGATAATATAGATAAATTTGCAAAAAAACTCGAAAGATCTGGATTTAGAATTCTTGATATAAAAGAAGATTCATAA
- a CDS encoding genetic competence negative regulator: protein MRLERLSSNKFKIFLTFDDLLDRGISKEDLWHDLPAVHALFHDMMYEATDELGIELEGTLLVQVYLMQAQGMLIVVTQSDQTDENYDEDYIEMKVTLDESKEMMFTFHSFEDIIQVAHHLSQLGIEGGSVYFMDRYFMQLNDEDMDELNREDLIAILSEFGSPSTVTSYRLHEYGTTILRGNAVQEITTYFQ from the coding sequence ATGCGTCTTGAAAGATTATCAAGTAATAAATTTAAAATATTTTTAACCTTTGATGATTTACTCGATCGCGGTATTTCCAAAGAGGATCTGTGGCACGACCTCCCTGCAGTCCATGCATTGTTTCATGATATGATGTATGAGGCTACAGATGAGTTAGGGATTGAACTTGAGGGAACACTTTTGGTTCAGGTTTATCTTATGCAAGCTCAAGGTATGCTGATTGTTGTTACTCAAAGTGACCAGACAGATGAAAATTACGATGAGGACTATATCGAAATGAAAGTAACGCTCGATGAGAGTAAGGAAATGATGTTCACCTTTCACTCATTCGAAGACATTATCCAAGTAGCTCACCATTTATCTCAGTTAGGCATAGAAGGGGGATCAGTCTACTTCATGGATCGTTACTTTATGCAATTAAATGATGAAGATATGGATGAATTGAATCGAGAAGATTTAATCGCGATTCTTTCTGAATTCGGATCCCCAAGTACTGTGACCAGCTATCGTCTTCACGAATATGGAACAACGATTCTTAGAGGCAATGCGGTTCAGGAGATTACAACGTATTTTCAGTAA
- a CDS encoding YpdA family putative bacillithiol disulfide reductase: protein MQKEDVIIVGAGPCGLSTAIELQEKGMNPLIIEKGNVVNAIYNYPTHQTFFSSSEKLEIGRMPFITEMKKPVRNQALAYYRAVAKRKDLRVNAYEKVLNVTKDDHTFTLCSKRNNGEEVTYQANHIVIATGYYDHPNYMGIPGESLNKVSHYFKESHPYFDKNVVVIGGKNSAVDATLELVKAGANVTVLYRQADYSKSVKPWILPEFEALVNKEVIQMEFNANVTEITHDKVYYEVHGQQKDVKNDFVFAMTGYHPDHSFLREMGITIEEETGRPAFNEETMETNVPGIYIAGVIAAGYNNNEIFIENGRHHGETIAAAICGK, encoded by the coding sequence GTGCAGAAAGAAGATGTAATAATTGTAGGAGCAGGACCATGTGGTTTGTCCACTGCTATTGAGCTTCAAGAAAAAGGGATGAACCCGCTTATTATTGAGAAAGGGAATGTAGTAAATGCCATCTATAATTATCCCACTCACCAAACCTTTTTTAGCTCGAGCGAGAAGTTAGAGATTGGGCGTATGCCATTTATAACAGAGATGAAGAAACCAGTCCGTAATCAAGCATTGGCGTATTATCGGGCAGTTGCTAAACGAAAGGATCTTCGAGTCAATGCATATGAAAAAGTGTTAAACGTGACGAAAGACGATCATACATTTACGCTCTGTTCAAAGCGAAATAATGGAGAAGAAGTTACTTATCAGGCGAATCACATTGTGATTGCTACAGGGTACTACGACCACCCAAATTATATGGGGATACCTGGGGAATCATTAAACAAGGTAAGCCATTATTTCAAAGAGTCTCATCCTTACTTTGATAAGAATGTAGTGGTCATTGGCGGGAAGAACTCTGCTGTAGATGCTACATTAGAACTTGTTAAAGCTGGCGCAAATGTAACGGTGTTATATCGACAGGCCGATTATTCCAAAAGTGTTAAGCCATGGATCCTACCCGAATTTGAAGCTCTTGTGAACAAAGAAGTCATTCAAATGGAATTCAATGCGAACGTAACCGAGATCACGCATGATAAAGTATACTATGAGGTTCATGGACAACAAAAAGATGTGAAGAATGACTTTGTTTTTGCTATGACTGGTTATCACCCTGATCATAGTTTCTTGCGTGAAATGGGTATTACGATTGAAGAAGAGACGGGTCGTCCGGCCTTTAATGAAGAAACAATGGAAACAAATGTGCCTGGCATTTATATTGCAGGAGTAATTGCAGCAGGCTACAACAACAATGAAATTTTCATTGAAAACGGTCGACATCATGGCGAAACAATTGCCGCAGCTATTTGCGGGAAATAA
- a CDS encoding spore coat associated protein CotJA produces the protein MFTQVKYYQPYISPYDPCPPIRVKSYQTPPQLYIGFQPPNLEQFSPKQALYCGTLWPAFYSPYPNPDGRSENE, from the coding sequence ATGTTCACCCAGGTAAAATACTATCAGCCATACATCAGCCCATATGACCCTTGCCCGCCTATACGGGTTAAAAGCTATCAAACCCCACCTCAACTTTATATTGGTTTCCAACCACCAAACTTAGAGCAGTTTAGTCCTAAGCAAGCACTTTATTGCGGTACGCTTTGGCCTGCCTTTTACAGTCCTTACCCCAATCCTGACGGGAGGAGTGAAAACGAATGA
- a CDS encoding ferredoxin — protein sequence MAKYTIVDKETCIACGACGAAAPDIYDYDDEGIAFVILDDNKGTAEIPEDLHEDMEDAFEGCPTDSIKVEDEPFDGDPLKFE from the coding sequence ATGGCTAAGTATACAATTGTTGACAAAGAAACGTGCATTGCATGTGGTGCATGTGGGGCTGCAGCTCCAGACATCTATGATTATGATGATGAAGGCATCGCATTTGTCATATTAGACGACAATAAAGGTACTGCGGAAATTCCGGAGGACCTTCATGAAGATATGGAAGATGCATTTGAAGGTTGCCCAACAGACTCCATCAAAGTAGAAGACGAGCCATTTGATGGTGACCCGCTTAAGTTCGAATAG
- a CDS encoding MerR family transcriptional regulator, whose protein sequence is MSSTQGKYNIKAVSTMLGIQSGTLRAWERRYKMIRPTRNEAGHRLYTDEHIKVLKWLIDKVNRGFTISQAVSLLESNQSQQTTISEENTTTNESHVESVSDELLDALLRFNEREAQMKLDHAFSLFTPEKVAIDIVGPILVKIGDLWESNEISSVHEHFASNFLRSRLGMMLVSMPANHMQPKAVCVCGPNERHELGILIFSLYLKRQGYDVVYLGQSIAPGDVEVIVNELKPKYLFLSCTMKKNIPSTVHIADALKERYPDLEIGLGGFALDTLPHKDKEPVKPYIIGSTSTEWEEWLSNHS, encoded by the coding sequence ATGTCCAGCACTCAAGGAAAATACAACATCAAAGCCGTATCAACAATGCTCGGAATCCAATCAGGTACACTTCGAGCTTGGGAGCGGAGATATAAAATGATACGTCCAACGCGCAATGAGGCTGGTCATCGATTATATACAGATGAACATATTAAAGTCCTTAAATGGCTGATTGATAAAGTGAATAGAGGATTTACTATATCCCAGGCCGTTTCATTGCTAGAGAGCAACCAAAGCCAGCAGACGACTATTTCAGAGGAAAATACAACCACAAATGAAAGCCATGTGGAATCAGTATCGGACGAATTATTGGATGCTCTTCTTCGCTTTAATGAGAGGGAAGCCCAAATGAAACTTGATCATGCGTTCAGCCTCTTTACTCCTGAAAAAGTGGCTATCGATATTGTAGGTCCAATTCTAGTGAAAATAGGTGATCTTTGGGAATCGAATGAAATCTCGAGTGTTCATGAGCATTTCGCAAGCAATTTCCTACGATCTAGACTTGGAATGATGTTAGTCTCTATGCCGGCTAACCATATGCAACCTAAAGCCGTTTGTGTGTGTGGACCTAATGAGAGACATGAATTAGGTATCTTGATTTTCAGCCTTTATCTTAAACGTCAGGGGTACGATGTGGTTTATCTTGGTCAAAGTATTGCACCAGGGGACGTGGAAGTAATCGTAAACGAGCTTAAGCCTAAATATCTTTTCTTGTCTTGTACAATGAAAAAGAACATACCCTCGACCGTCCATATTGCAGATGCATTAAAGGAGCGCTATCCTGATTTAGAAATTGGACTTGGTGGCTTTGCCTTGGATACATTACCACATAAAGATAAAGAGCCAGTTAAGCCCTATATTATCGGAAGTACGAGTACAGAATGGGAAGAATGGTTGTCTAATCATTCATAA
- a CDS encoding spore coat protein CotJB has product MNQPLPPAYYELLEEIQAVDFVLVELTLYLDTHPDDYEAINQFNQFAKQSKNLKKQYEQQYGPLRQYGESYSGYPWNWKNAPWPWQV; this is encoded by the coding sequence ATGAACCAGCCACTCCCCCCTGCTTATTATGAGTTGCTAGAAGAAATTCAAGCTGTGGACTTTGTCTTAGTAGAACTTACATTGTATTTAGATACTCACCCCGACGATTATGAAGCCATTAATCAATTTAACCAATTTGCAAAACAAAGCAAAAACCTAAAAAAACAATACGAACAGCAATATGGACCGTTAAGACAATATGGTGAGAGCTATTCAGGCTATCCATGGAACTGGAAAAACGCACCATGGCCGTGGCAGGTTTAA
- a CDS encoding LysM peptidoglycan-binding domain-containing protein, translating to MEDSFRHNDQAKALRNRMDIERTGFDKGQLEETSLSDTLPSRSEVHKGKAKRTKWRMRYPLIRLLVVLFIIMLLLLPLYYLRGDTSEDHQLSISTTARAVHNVELKGRSSFDNQVVYEVKSGDTLESIAEKFFGDKSKVSLILHANKMETDDIAPGLKITIPK from the coding sequence ATGGAAGATTCCTTTAGACATAATGATCAGGCGAAAGCTTTGCGGAATAGGATGGACATTGAACGAACAGGCTTTGATAAAGGGCAGTTAGAAGAAACCTCACTAAGTGATACATTGCCCTCAAGGAGTGAAGTACACAAGGGGAAAGCTAAACGTACAAAATGGAGAATGCGTTATCCACTCATACGCTTATTAGTGGTTCTCTTTATTATCATGCTACTCCTTTTGCCGTTATATTATCTCCGGGGGGATACGAGTGAGGATCATCAACTATCTATAAGTACAACAGCAAGAGCTGTGCACAATGTTGAACTTAAAGGACGTTCATCTTTTGATAATCAAGTAGTATATGAAGTGAAGAGCGGAGATACGTTAGAATCGATTGCAGAGAAGTTTTTCGGGGACAAGAGTAAAGTTAGTCTTATTCTTCACGCAAACAAAATGGAAACAGATGATATAGCCCCTGGGTTGAAGATAACCATTCCTAAATAA